The sequence below is a genomic window from Anoplolepis gracilipes chromosome 9, ASM4749672v1, whole genome shotgun sequence.
TATGagacgaaataatattttcagccTCATCGGTTATAAAATCAGTCATATATTCATATCTGTATTCAATTTTGTGATCGTCACCCACGATACGATGCAAATCATAGCCGACTACTTcctgtttaattttattttttcgaaataatttattcataatattttatgatgagAAAGAAAACTATAGACTGATTAAACTTTTTCGGCAGTTGAGGCaagtaatatttctattattattgtattgtagCATAATGCAGAAGAAATGCATATCaacgtattatatttaaagtaagatATTTCTAATACTTCTTTCcttaacccttactccgtattgttatttttggcaccttctaactgtacaggtgggtcagcgtattttcgataagtttattaatatgtaaaagggttttaaaaaatctgaaaaaatgtatataccttctttgaacattctaaataaagactaaaataataaatttgaaaaataatttacttaaatatattattttatgattatttgttttcgagaaattgatgttgttttagaaaaatcacagacaaaaatgactCATTagtacggagtaagggttaataaTAACACAAAACTTACTGCTTCTTGGAGTGTATGGTTGAAATATTCAATGTAGCCGTTATAATATCCAACAAAAGTGTCGAAACCACGACGAGTAGGTCCATAATTCCTTGTATGATAACCAACATGCCATTTTCCCACCAGGTGAGTGGCATATCCGAATTTTCGAAGATACTCGGGTAAAAAGATATTGTTCAAAGGTATACCACGTGGCTCAGCTCCTCTCAAGGGATAGCCCTGCATACctaaatatttgatacatttcaattgaattaaactttaattgaGCTCTTTTTATGAACAAGTTttgaaatgcatttttatgcTGTAACcaacttataattattattgagagAATCAAGAtgtaaattctaaataaagaaatataaacgtgAACTTTTGCGAAGAAACTACTATTTAGTTGAAtttgagataattttaattatttttaccgaTAAACATGTCAATACAATATGAATGATTTTTGCAAGTTTGTTGCATCGTACAATGAAATATGCCacgttattaaaaatgataaattaatcagATTACCCGTTTTTATTGGATATTTCCCAGTGAGAAAAGCTGTTCTTGATGGTGTACATATTGGTAGTACATAATGTCGATTTAGTATTACACCATTGTATGCAAGAGCATCTATGTTTGGCGTAGGAATCTCATCGGCGCCATGAAAGCTAACGTCGTTCCATCccttaaattatcaaaaaaaagtaataacaaactactaattttttattatttatatttaatgatacatTTTAACATGTAACTTTATTTCTGAGCCtttattttttcctaaatGACTACTGTCTCTCATATAACGTTGCAAAGCTAATGCTAATGTGATAACTCGTTAGTCAACTTCATAAATAAGCGGATTAAATATAGCCTCGTGTAATTTTATCTAactatgtgttatatattacatagaaaTGTGTTTCGTTGAATTGAACCTACATTTCAAAGAACCATTAAGAAGGAGAGTTGGAAAAGCAATAGAAGATATGTATATGAGGAAAATAATTTGAGGAaagtaatttgttattaatcttgataatatttaacatacaaAGAAACTTATGAATATACATGGTGTCCTTAATTTAAGTGGCAAAACAAATCTCTAAAGAACTTTTTGTTTTAGTTTTTCGGTCCCTTACACACTCCCGAAATTTGGCCATTTTAATTGGGGACACCCTACATATTCCAGAATTTAAACCGTTAATTAAATctcactatattttttaaatgaacaaTTAGAAAAGtctattataaagaaattctttGTAAGTATTATTAGGTTTTTCtacaagtaaattttaaactacgcaactacattttttacataaacgcgtgctaagttattatatattaataaaaattatttcttacaagATCATCAGCAATGATGACAACGATATTAGGTGGCTGCCTAAAAACTGCATATTTCAAACCAAAACAGATGCATAAAACACTCAAAATGATTActacaaacacacacataaataagCCTTTTCTCTTCAAAatcattgttttaaatattttatcagtttGATGAGACCACCGATATTAATCAAACTCACAAAATGTCGCACATTAAATTATCGATGATTGATACACTATGCATATATAGCactaatacttatatattaaagttttcgATTAGTCAACTGACAAATACAATTCGtctttcttattgttaatgttGTTAatgttgttttaaatattttatcagtttGATGAGACCACCGATATTAATCAAACTCACAAAATGTCGCACATTAAATTATCGATGATTGATACACTATGCATATATAGCACTAATACtcatatattaaagttttcgATTAGTCAACTGACAAATACAATTCGtctttcttattgttaatgttttaatttatgttattttaatttaattatggagaatcaaaataatcttgcaaaaaaaatattaatgccaAACGAAGTTAGTGAAAAATGTCTTCTCGTTCGATGATATAATTTGAACACTCTTTATTTGAGGTCTTGGCTTACACTGGTGCagaatttatctttctctttctaatttgaagcaaaaaagatctataaaaaatctacaatctattatataatttattattttgtattattagttattatctACAATCTTATCATTCGACGTTCGAACGATAGTCGGCAAAGACTGTTTGAgtgcaaattaaatttgatactGCGAAATCCAACATACATTGCTACATTTATAATGCTAACACAGCATGTAGTGTTCAGACGTAGTTTAATGACCTCATTATGATAATTTACAAAACTGCTTACagtctaataaaatttgttttaacaaactttttaaatatttatcttttgttGCAGCTgttatgcataatatatatatgtgtgtgtgtgtgtgtgtgtgtgtgtgtatgtgtgtgtgtgtgtcaaaataaaaaaatatatatacatataatacatatatgtatacaatacaatacacacacacacacacacacacacatacacataatatatccttacgtattatataatatttatttatgcaaatatattgtcttaaataaaacttttttatgcgatgcttatatctaattaatatgataagatattcgaaaaatttgtcaggatatattaaaaatattcaaataatgatCATATTTCGATgtacatgtttatttattatatatattatatatgtattgatataataatcaattataaattattatttatacttacaggactgtatattattaattacaggaattacattaaaatattataaaatatttaataaattttaaaataatataaagtataaattaaaaaagaagtatCGAcacagatttttatattttatcttttccgATTTCCAACGTTTCTAGGATTTATAGTGCAAGAATCATGTGAGagctttaaataataatgctgtGATAAATCATGTCTTAACCTAAATTTACTGATATGTGATTAAATTAGCGATaagataaaaacataaaaaattaatatctcgcTTTTCATGGAATGTTGTTTAGTTCTGTTGcaagttaaataatttgataaaaacttttaaaaaccGTTTTTAATACGAAGactaataaacataaatgtaacacTAATTACTACattgttatttaaactaaattaaattagtgtTATTTTAACCaggaaaaaatcttttctgaCTCTATTTACAATTGCGCGTTTAACTTTATTGTGCGCacaaatgtaacaaaataaaaacagcTTTTGAACATGCGCATTAAGGGGTTATAGGCAGtcataaattgtgaaaaatcgattttttcgacaaatttttatctaaaattacagCTGGAGCTGAGGACTCACTTTATGGGCCTGAAATAGATGACTCTAtgtaagttgaaaaaaaaaattttattttaattttatttgcatttgaaACTTTAAACGCGTTTTTCTCAGAACTGCATTTTTTAAGTCGATGAACACGATATCTCAAAAACTATTGCACCGATCTTAACGAAATTTTGCATacttattttagatataaaaagctAGTGCTTGAACgaaggattttatttttcaatgactacatcttattttacaagtaaaaaatggtcgattttttttagtgaAAATCATAACTTTGACTTCAAATTGCCGCCACTTTGTAaaaattccatatttttcaaaatccttCGTTCAAGCACTagctttttatatctaaaataagtATGCAAAATTTCGTTAAGATCGGTGCAATAGTTTTTGAGATATCGTGTTCATCGACTTAAAAAATGCAGTTCTGAGAAAAATGCGTTTAAAGtttcaaatgtaaataaaattaaaataaaatttttttttcaacttacaTAGAGTCATCTATTCCAGGCCCATAAAGTGAGTCCTCAGCTCCAGCTGtacttttagataaaaatttgtcgaaaaaatcgatttttcacaatttatgaCTGCCTATAATCCCTTAATTGACATAGGTATCTTTCAGCcagcataatttaaataacttcCAATCCTGAATGAGGTCATATATTCTATGGAGGCAATACGCATTCGAGATCTGTTGATAATCacaattatgattaaaaacttAGATAACTAAAacgatgttaaaaaattaaagaaatgttaTGAAAGAAATGTTAGACACTATCTGAAGTCATCTACAAAATTATCTATTCACGATAAAACAGACATTGTTTCAACAAACATTTATCCTTAAATAGAATACGATAGATTGCACGCGTCCGTCAtccttttatttgtaaatgtttCTGCAGCAGTTAAATCAACAGAACAGTAAATAATACGAAGCAAAacctaacaaaaaaaattgacgttaTACagcaatgagaaaaaaatgctaTGTAAATGTTAATTCGCGAGAGCATTTTGACGTAGttggaatttaatatatctatacatacatcattattcatttaaaaataaactcattGCATATAtgtcaagatatatatatgatatgtatacgcgttttattaaaaaattggatgatttttttttaatgtatgaaggaggagaagagaatacaaaaaaacactttaaaatatagatatttttatatgtgaaatCGATTCCACGAAGTTGCTCTAAATTGATCAACGCATTTTTTTCAACTGCATTGAAATTCGTACGTATGTTTCGcgtaatattcatttaaataaaaccatTGCACGTGACTGTTACGAGAATAATCCCAATGTGAACGTAATAGACCAAACTGGCCAGTTGAGTTGCCGAattgttcaaaataatttcactCGTTGTTAGCCATGGCTCCCACGTATTGTTCGTTCTTCTTGGGTCTGCCAGCCAGTCTACCGGTATCTTGAGCTGTCTCTTAACGATATGCCCATATTGTTCCAAGAATTTATCCAGTTCCCGAGAGATCTGCAAGGAGGAAAATGGTACGATCTAATTAATCAAAGCTTAGACTATGACGAGCAATTATACAAAATggcttattatttaataaagcatcattattaaaataataatgtataattcgatccttaaagttttaaaaactaaaacttaaaagatttctttttttttattaaaaacatttactaATGATATGTTTAAGATGTGAGAACATTGatctcaataattaatttcagttaattacagttaatttaactttaatgtAATGCTATCTCACTCTTGAATATTGCTCGGCAATGTTCTTTGTTTCGCATGGATCATTATTGATATCAAAGAGGCACTCGGTGACATTGCATGTAATAAAACTGTCTCTAGGCCGGCAATTGACAGTTGCTTCACGTCGTAGCTGAATCATCGTGCTGGGCTGAGTGACTGGATCACCCAGGTGACGCGTGATACTTTCCGATACTGCGCTCTTCAAAACGGTGTCAGTGTACGACGGTATGTCTTCTTGTATGAACTTCTTGGGATCATTAGGCATCATGATTCTTTCAATATCGCGATAATATCCATCGTAATATCCGCCTTCGATTGATCCTAACAATAAGACATATAGACATGATTTCTCGCAAATATACTACGCGAATTGTTGCCAATAAATGAACGAGCTATAATGTCGTATCTATTGAAAATCATAGATACAGTATCATAGCTATACAGCATTTTATGAGTCTTGAAAACTATGAGCTTGTGCAGATgtactttcaaattttaacattttaacaatttaagaTCTAAGTCGttaataatacttaataattctaaattttatttttatgtgtgaATTAAaacttcaattaaaataattatctttacgataatttgtttatattttatttctttacgggtaaattaaattattattttgtccaATAATTCCAatcataataacaaaataccCCGAAGGAGCTTGAATTGTTTGTATATGGCGCCTTCGGTCCTAGAGACCTCGTCGATGTTAAGCAATATCTTGTCCCTGGCACTCGGTAAACTGCCATTTAACATGCACCATTGATCAACCCCGTCGATCTCTCCCAAGTCCCTCACATCACCACCAGCGATAGAATATAGAGTCGGCAACCAGTCGGTTATATGCATCAGATCATCGCATACACGTGCTGTCTTACGCAATCTTGGTGACCACAATACAGCAACTCCTCTCACACCTCCTTCATACAGCGTATATTTCATCTAtcatcatataaattataatcttgttttatttttgtctcttAAACCAAAGTGAGTCATAAGTttggcatattttttttttaatttttagaaatttttagaaatttttaaatataaaaattaaatataatataaataaatttaaataaaattaatataatttaatataaactaaataaaatataacttataattttaatataaattatacatgtatatattttttcactattaatcatataattctgttaacatcttttcttattctatCTGACAAGAGAAAATTGATTCTAACGGACATATTTGATTACACATTTATGTATGTCAGTtgtgtgtaattaaatatacatacacctCGTAAAGGATAATTAGAACCGTAATTGCGATATTTGCCAATGGATGCTGCACCGTTGTCGGTTAAAAAAAGGATCAATGAATCCTTTAACATTCCTCTGTTACCTAAGGCCTGAACGATACGTCCAACGGAATTATCTAATCGCGATACCATtcctaataaaataacaataaaataggatgaattatcaaaaaaaaatgataaattattttttcataaatatcctGTTTAAGGGAAACTTTTATTGTCTAATTTTCTGATGATGAAATTatcagatataattaatattttttatcctaACTTTAAAAACAACATAATATTACGTACTAGCATACTTGCGGCGATTTATTTCCCGAATATGCATAAACTGTCTATCGTAGTGGCTATAATCGTGTGGACTCTCAACAGGTGCGTGAACAGCGAGATGCGATATTTGGAGATAGAGCGGCCGAGATAGCTCATGATACTGAATGATCCTGATCGCTTCGTCGGTGAAAAGATCAGTCACGTATTTGTCACTTGATCCGTAAGCTGGGGCATCGCCACGATGCATATCAAATCCACTCAtgttctaatataataatatagaaaaaatatcgacatatcctatataacaaaatgtgtaataata
It includes:
- the LOC140669161 gene encoding arylsulfatase B, which gives rise to MMCLTTIRSSTLVSCFILLFGTTLGLYETAPHIIVFMADDLGWDDVSFHGSDQIPTPNIDALGYNGIILNRHYVLPSSTPSRTAFFTGQYPIRMGMQGEGIQGGEPRGIPLNVRILPEYLRSLGYMTKLIGKWHVGYYTTQHTPLHRGFDSFLGFYNSHVTYYDYKYSFQNMSGFDMHRGDAPAYGSSDKYVTDLFTDEAIRIIQYHELSRPLYLQISHLAVHAPVESPHDYSHYDRQFMHIREINRRKYARMVSRLDNSVGRIVQALGNRGMLKDSLILFLTDNGAASIGKYRNYGSNYPLRGMKYTLYEGGVRGVAVLWSPRLRKTARVCDDLMHITDWLPTLYSIAGGDVRDLGEIDGVDQWCMLNGSLPSARDKILLNIDEVSRTEGAIYKQFKLLRGSIEGGYYDGYYRDIERIMMPNDPKKFIQEDIPSYTDTVLKSAVSESITRHLGDPVTQPSTMIQLRREATVNCRPRDSFITCNVTECLFDINNDPCETKNIAEQYSRISRELDKFLEQYGHIVKRQLKIPVDWLADPRRTNNTWEPWLTTSEIILNNSATQLASLVYYVHIGIILVTVTCNGFI